The proteins below are encoded in one region of Chloroflexota bacterium:
- a CDS encoding AAA family ATPase translates to MTRHAIAVVLPPDERTPVTAYLTDAGFDAVAVDGPEGLEALLSSRRDVAVAIIDGERDFDAALDAYAVLHDAGRAVPALMVVAPASLGSSRLTVAKADADEYFTRPYSVEALRWRIEAMLIRSQTVDDGSGGIIESGPIDSAAWNRRAQVLAIFNPKGGVGKTTIATNLSAAIQVNCGLKVLLVDADTVTGHVSTSLSLENVRTVVDSWRDEAEGSHAESLVELAASHPNGMRVVSLTNSPLHTEILEPGRVGDAIAASRRGFDYVIVDLHPSYSDLNRAIFERADRILVPVTPDVPAIRAAVQLRDAATELGIHERLAMIVNRANSGVSVADMERTVGMPALATIRSGGMYFVRAANEGRTVVERFPREKVSEDFADLATRLVNPAGTTDGGVAKAALRTLFGRQKEVVRA, encoded by the coding sequence GTGACACGTCACGCCATCGCGGTCGTCCTGCCACCGGACGAACGTACGCCCGTCACCGCCTACCTCACCGACGCGGGATTCGACGCCGTCGCGGTCGACGGCCCCGAAGGGCTCGAGGCCCTCCTGTCCTCCCGCCGGGACGTCGCGGTCGCGATCATCGACGGCGAGCGCGACTTCGACGCCGCCCTGGACGCTTACGCGGTCCTCCATGACGCCGGTCGCGCCGTCCCGGCCCTCATGGTCGTCGCCCCCGCATCGCTCGGGTCGTCTCGCCTCACCGTCGCGAAGGCCGACGCGGACGAGTACTTCACCCGTCCGTACTCTGTCGAGGCGCTCCGCTGGCGCATCGAGGCGATGCTCATCCGCTCGCAGACGGTCGACGATGGCAGCGGCGGGATCATCGAGTCCGGACCGATCGACAGCGCCGCGTGGAACCGTCGGGCGCAGGTCCTCGCGATCTTCAATCCGAAGGGCGGCGTGGGGAAGACGACGATCGCGACCAACCTCTCGGCCGCCATCCAGGTGAACTGCGGCCTCAAGGTCCTCCTCGTCGACGCGGACACCGTGACCGGCCATGTATCGACGTCGCTCTCCCTCGAGAACGTCCGCACGGTCGTCGACAGCTGGCGCGACGAGGCCGAAGGATCACATGCCGAGTCGCTCGTCGAGCTCGCCGCGTCGCACCCGAACGGGATGCGCGTGGTGTCGCTCACGAACTCCCCGCTCCACACGGAGATCCTCGAGCCCGGCCGCGTCGGCGATGCGATCGCGGCGAGCCGCCGGGGATTCGACTACGTCATCGTCGACCTGCATCCCAGCTACTCGGACCTCAACCGGGCGATCTTCGAGCGCGCCGACCGGATCCTCGTCCCGGTGACGCCGGATGTTCCGGCCATCCGGGCCGCCGTCCAGCTGCGCGACGCGGCCACCGAACTCGGCATCCACGAACGCCTCGCGATGATCGTCAACCGGGCGAACAGCGGTGTCTCCGTCGCGGACATGGAACGGACGGTCGGGATGCCCGCCCTCGCCACGATCCGCTCCGGCGGGATGTATTTCGTGCGAGCCGCGAACGAAGGTCGAACGGTCGTCGAACGCTTCCCCCGCGAGAAGGTGAGCGAGGACTTCGCCGACCTGGCGACACGCCTCGTGAACCCCGCGGGCACGACGGACGGGGGCGTGGCGAAGGCGGCGCTCCGGACGCTCTTCGGGCGGCAGAAGGAAGTCGTCAGGGCCTGA
- the moaA gene encoding GTP 3',8-cyclase MoaA produces the protein MDRVLVPLEALRRPVDRLGRPIHDLRISVTDRCNFRCVYCMPKEVFGRDFAFLPRDQVLTFEEIERLARVFVGLGAAKLRITGGEPLVRRDLAVLVERLATIRTPDGGSVDLTLTTNGSALARLAAELADAGLRRVTVSLDSLDDATFRMMNDVDFPVDRVLEGIAAAREAGLTPIKINMVVRRGLNESSIVPMARWARSAGVILRFIEYMDVGHTNGWRLDDVVPAAEILAAIAAEMPLEAMPPNYRGEVADRWRYADGSAEVGVIASVTRPFCGTCTRARLSADGKLYTCLFGTVGHDLRAPLRAGGSDDDLRDAIAAVWGDRSDRYSELRTAATTDTPRPEMFALGG, from the coding sequence ATGGATCGAGTCCTCGTCCCGCTCGAGGCGCTTCGTCGGCCGGTCGATCGCCTCGGACGGCCGATCCACGACCTGCGGATCTCGGTGACGGACCGCTGCAACTTTCGCTGCGTGTACTGCATGCCCAAGGAGGTCTTCGGGCGGGACTTCGCGTTCCTGCCGCGCGATCAGGTCCTCACGTTCGAGGAGATCGAACGGCTGGCCCGCGTCTTCGTGGGCCTCGGCGCGGCGAAGCTCCGGATCACCGGCGGAGAACCGCTCGTGCGGCGCGACCTGGCGGTCCTCGTCGAGCGCCTCGCGACGATCCGGACGCCGGACGGGGGATCGGTGGACCTGACGCTGACGACGAACGGATCGGCGCTGGCGAGGCTCGCCGCCGAGCTCGCGGACGCGGGCCTGCGGCGCGTGACGGTGAGCCTGGACTCGCTCGACGACGCGACGTTCCGGATGATGAACGACGTGGATTTCCCGGTCGATCGGGTGCTCGAGGGGATCGCCGCGGCCCGCGAGGCGGGCCTGACCCCAATCAAGATCAACATGGTCGTCCGGCGCGGGCTCAACGAGTCGAGCATCGTGCCGATGGCCCGCTGGGCGCGGTCGGCGGGCGTCATCCTCCGCTTCATCGAGTACATGGACGTCGGCCACACGAACGGCTGGCGCCTCGACGATGTCGTGCCGGCCGCGGAGATCCTTGCCGCGATCGCCGCGGAGATGCCCCTCGAGGCGATGCCGCCGAATTACCGGGGCGAGGTCGCCGACCGCTGGCGGTATGCCGACGGATCGGCGGAGGTCGGCGTCATCGCGTCCGTCACCCGACCGTTCTGCGGCACCTGTACCCGCGCCCGGCTGTCCGCCGACGGAAAGCTCTACACGTGCCTGTTCGGCACTGTCGGGCACGACCTCCGCGCGCCGCTCCGCGCCGGCGGATCGGACGACGATCTGCGCGATGCGATCGCGGCCGTCTGGGGCGACCGGAGCGATCGATACTCGGAGTTGCGGACCGCTGCGACGACGGACACGCCGCGCCCGGAGATGTTCGCCCTCGGCGGCTGA
- a CDS encoding IclR family transcriptional regulator — protein MVLDGNAVRSVDRAATLLLALGESPGEVGVTELARRLGLHKSTASRLLATLERRDLVEQDDDTGKYRLGLAVIRLAERAERTRDLRSIAMAELERLARVTREMVGLAVLHADGCLTIAQANGSSVAPDGDWTGRTSPLHCVATGKVLLAALAEREVLRIARRGLEARTERTITRLEPLLEELARVRRRGFATAFGEFEAGMNAVSAPVHDARGGVAAAVGVWGEACRVVPARVPEIAAQARAAAAAISIRLGGAAA, from the coding sequence GTGGTCCTCGACGGCAACGCCGTGCGGTCCGTGGATCGGGCCGCGACCCTCCTCCTCGCCCTCGGCGAGTCGCCGGGTGAGGTGGGTGTCACGGAACTCGCCCGACGGCTCGGCCTCCACAAGTCCACGGCATCGCGGCTCCTCGCGACGCTCGAGCGTCGCGACCTCGTCGAACAGGACGACGATACGGGAAAGTACCGCCTCGGACTCGCTGTCATCCGTCTCGCCGAACGCGCCGAGCGGACGCGCGACCTGCGGAGCATCGCGATGGCCGAGCTCGAGCGCCTCGCGCGGGTCACTCGGGAGATGGTCGGCCTCGCGGTCCTCCACGCCGACGGCTGTCTCACGATCGCCCAGGCGAACGGCTCGAGTGTCGCGCCCGACGGTGACTGGACCGGCCGGACGAGCCCGCTCCACTGCGTCGCGACCGGCAAGGTGCTCCTCGCCGCCCTCGCCGAGCGCGAGGTCCTGCGGATCGCCCGACGCGGCCTCGAGGCGCGCACGGAACGGACGATCACCCGCCTCGAGCCGCTCCTCGAGGAGCTCGCCCGCGTCCGCCGTCGCGGCTTCGCCACGGCGTTCGGCGAGTTCGAGGCGGGGATGAACGCGGTCTCCGCGCCGGTCCACGACGCTCGGGGTGGGGTCGCCGCCGCGGTGGGGGTGTGGGGAGAAGCCTGCCGGGTCGTCCCGGCCCGGGTGCCGGAGATCGCGGCCCAGGCCCGCGCCGCCGCCGCGGCGATCTCGATCCGGCTCGGTGGCGCTGCGGCCTGA
- a CDS encoding mechanosensitive ion channel family protein → MPDFNRAPWPALGSFATRTLVPIVIVIVVAWIFLWLAERYLGALVRRLMDRERREGTARELSAVEIERRIDTVSSLAVAVVRVLVVTIAMISVLGNFDVNIGPAIAGLGIVGIAVGFGAQSLVKDYLNGVLILVENQFARGDAVQIAGVSGVVEDFTLRRTTVRDIDGVVHSVPNGEITVASNLTRLWARINEDVVVAYGTNIERATEIVNEVGREMAADPLWAERVLEPPRVERVQGLGEYGITLKVLGAVRAEARWDAPGELRKRLLVAFRTHGIEIPRPQRVVLSADPTTGPGGMTRPADPPPDLPVEPGGDAPTGD, encoded by the coding sequence ATGCCGGACTTCAATCGCGCCCCGTGGCCGGCGCTCGGGTCGTTCGCCACGCGGACGCTCGTCCCGATCGTCATCGTCATCGTCGTCGCCTGGATCTTCCTGTGGCTCGCCGAGCGGTATCTCGGGGCCCTGGTGCGGCGACTCATGGACCGCGAGCGGCGCGAGGGCACCGCGCGCGAGCTCTCAGCGGTCGAGATCGAACGGCGGATTGACACCGTCTCGTCGCTCGCCGTCGCGGTCGTCCGTGTCCTCGTCGTGACGATCGCGATGATCTCGGTCCTCGGCAACTTCGACGTGAACATCGGGCCAGCGATCGCCGGCCTCGGCATCGTCGGGATCGCCGTCGGCTTCGGGGCGCAGAGCCTCGTCAAGGACTACCTCAACGGTGTCCTCATCCTCGTCGAGAACCAGTTCGCCCGGGGCGACGCGGTCCAGATCGCCGGCGTGAGCGGCGTTGTGGAGGACTTCACCCTCCGCCGGACGACCGTCCGGGACATCGACGGGGTCGTCCACTCCGTGCCGAATGGGGAGATCACGGTCGCCTCGAACCTGACCCGACTGTGGGCTCGCATCAACGAGGATGTCGTGGTCGCCTATGGCACGAACATCGAGCGGGCGACGGAGATCGTCAACGAGGTGGGTCGCGAGATGGCCGCCGATCCGCTCTGGGCGGAACGGGTCCTCGAGCCGCCGCGCGTCGAACGCGTCCAGGGCCTTGGTGAGTACGGAATCACCCTCAAGGTCCTCGGCGCAGTTCGGGCGGAGGCGCGCTGGGATGCCCCGGGCGAGCTGCGCAAGCGCCTCCTCGTCGCATTTCGAACCCATGGCATCGAGATCCCGCGTCCGCAGCGGGTCGTTCTCTCCGCCGACCCGACCACCGGCCCCGGCGGAATGACTCGTCCCGCCGATCCGCCGCCGGACCTCCCGGTCGAGCCGGGCGGGGACGCACCCACGGGGGACTGA
- a CDS encoding purine-nucleoside phosphorylase encodes MTDRPAGAPLSADFPAPIQPADQPVRLDALVAAVRARTALVPRVGIVLGSGLGGLADDLQEATSIPFHELPGWPAATAPGHVGRLLLGRLDATPVVMLQGRLHLYEGNDAGLVVQPILLMGRLGASTVLLTNAAGGLDPTFGAGTLMVIADHINMTGRTPLLGQNADAIGPRFPDLTDVWSPALRGRLHAAGRAEGVGLREGVYVGLLGPSYETPAEVRMLRAWGGDAVGMSTVLEAIAARWAGLEVCGVSLVTNSGAGYSGLPLSHEEVLAAGAEAGPRLARVIRRFVRELGAAD; translated from the coding sequence ATGACCGACCGGCCAGCCGGAGCGCCCCTGTCCGCCGACTTTCCCGCGCCGATCCAGCCCGCGGATCAACCCGTCCGGCTCGACGCCCTCGTGGCCGCCGTGCGCGCGCGGACGGCGCTCGTGCCGCGGGTCGGGATCGTCCTCGGTTCCGGGCTTGGCGGGCTGGCGGACGACCTGCAGGAAGCGACGTCCATCCCCTTCCACGAGCTGCCAGGCTGGCCCGCGGCCACAGCGCCCGGACACGTCGGGCGTCTGCTCCTCGGTCGGCTCGACGCGACGCCGGTCGTCATGCTCCAGGGTCGGTTGCATCTCTACGAAGGCAACGATGCGGGTCTCGTCGTGCAGCCGATCCTCCTCATGGGCAGACTCGGCGCCAGCACCGTGCTCCTCACGAACGCGGCCGGCGGACTCGACCCCACGTTCGGTGCCGGCACCCTCATGGTCATCGCCGATCACATCAACATGACCGGCCGAACGCCGCTCCTCGGACAGAACGCGGATGCGATCGGCCCGCGCTTCCCGGATCTGACGGACGTGTGGAGTCCGGCGCTTCGCGGCCGTCTCCACGCGGCGGGTCGCGCCGAGGGAGTGGGGCTGCGGGAGGGCGTGTACGTCGGCCTCCTCGGGCCGAGCTATGAGACACCGGCAGAGGTGCGGATGCTCCGAGCGTGGGGTGGCGATGCGGTCGGCATGTCGACGGTGCTCGAGGCGATCGCCGCTCGCTGGGCCGGCCTCGAGGTATGCGGCGTCTCGCTCGTGACGAATTCCGGGGCCGGCTATTCGGGCCTGCCCCTGAGCCATGAGGAGGTCCTCGCGGCGGGAGCCGAAGCTGGGCCCCGCCTCGCCAGGGTGATCCGACGGTTCGTGCGCGAGCTCGGCGCGGCGGACTGA